The sequence below is a genomic window from Oncorhynchus nerka isolate Pitt River linkage group LG7, Oner_Uvic_2.0, whole genome shotgun sequence.
ATACATCAACCATGTCTATGTcgctaacaaatacagtcatgggtggtaaatACAATTCACTCAAAAGGCAAGGCACTcagggaaatatgcaaataaggttAAATACATTTTCTAGTTAAATTGTATGTTTACTCAACCTAAAATTCAAAGTCGAGTGAACATACAATTCAACTTGAGAATGTATGTTACTTCagctactgtatactgtatgccCAAATGTTGAGCAAACTCACAATCATATTGCAGCTGGTTGGTTTACAATTGTATGTTAAATCaacatatgtatttttttttacactgcAGTTGAACAAGAGGCCCACGGATGTCTACCCCAGGTTTCCACTTGGCTGGTCGCCACTGGGATTGTCAGACTCTGCCTCTCTGCTTGCCCTGCCCCTCCGACACGCCAGGCGGTCCAAGGACCTCGGGGAGATGTTCTGCGATCGGCAGCAGCAGGCGACCACATCAGCCAGATCAGCCCGGAAGGAGGGCGTGTAGAAGCCGTAGATCACTGGGTCGCAACATGTGTTAAGGTTTCCGAAGACGAAAAGGGCGTGGTGGACGTACTCGGGTGTCTCCTGGAGCATGGCTGGCTGGAACCAGTACCAGATGCCTAGGAGGTAGTATGGCGTCCAGCAAATCACGAAGGACACCACGATCACAATGGTCATCTTCAGGGTCTTCATTCGCGCCTTGGGGATCATGTCAGCACCACTTCGCCTCAGGCACGGCTCCCCACCTGAAGTGATAACAGATACACACAGTATGTGAGGAGATATGGAATGGTACTATGTAAGTTGAAGATGTTGATGATAACGAGCTCTGGGTTTTCCTGACCATGTAACCTGATCAGGACCTGACTATGGCTGATTGATTCATGTATTAGATGTACAAAAAGTGAGATTataacactgagtgtacaaaacattaggaacacctgctctttccatgacagactgaccaggtgaaagctatgatcccttatttgtATCACTAAATCcaattcaatcagtgtagatgaaggggaggagacaggttaaagaaggattttttaaAGCTTTGAGATAattcagacatggattgtgtatgtgtgccattcagagggtgactgggcaagaaaaaatatttaagtgcctttgaacaggttgccaggtgcactggttttagtgcgtcaagaactgcaaagcacacagtttcctgtgtgtatgaagaatggtccaccacccaaaggacatccagcaaacttgacacaactgtgggaagcattggagtcaacatgtgccagcatccctgtggaacgctttcgacatgtTGTAGAATCCATACCCCGAGGaattgagggcaaaagggggggcaactcgatattaggaaggtgttcggtGTATAAAGGTACAAAAAAATAAGAGATTTTCTTGGTCAGATCATGTGGAAAGTAACAACTTTGGGCTCTAAATATGACAATCAAGTATGTGTTGTTGAAACGTCCAATAGTCAAATATATCACAAAAGCAAAGAATGCAGTGTGCATAGTCTCTTCACTTTTtacactaacacacagacacacacacagacacacacctttgCCCTTGTGCATCTGACGGCTGATCTCGATGAGGATGCGGGTGTAGCAGAAGCTCATTACTAACAGGGGGAACACATAAAGCGTGACAAAGTGGAACATGTTGTAGACCGTCTCTTGCCAGCGATGGTGGAAGCTTCCATGCGTCACACACTGAGTGAATTCCACTCCCTCGGCTTTGATTGCTCGAAAAATGAACAGCTATGAGATAAAGAAAGAACAAACGGGTAGTGAGAAATCATGATAAAGGTCTATTAATCAATCAATACAAAATGTATTTCAAGCCCCCTTGACAGCAACAGGTCTTTAAAGTAAACCTGAACTATTTACCAGCAAAGCGCATACAAGGCACAGTGACAAGGAAAAGCTCCCTAGAGGGAAGAAACGTAGAGACGAATGAGACTCTGGGTTCGATTCAATCCGTATCACAGAAGTTCAGCGCTATAGTGTGATTGAAGTTTAAAGACTGCATTCCCAGTAAACAATGCATAATCCGGCTCAATCAGAAATGTCCTTTAAATTCCAATTGCGCTTTTGAACTTCCGCTATACGGATTGAATTTAGCCCTCAGAGGGTGGGGCCCATTCTCTGGCTGTACATTCATGTAGCGCCCATCAGAAATGAAATACCACGTTAACTTGGTCTCCTGGTGTGGTAAATTGATCGCTCAGTTATGAGGGCAATGATGCATTAAGAAGTACAGAAttactatacatacacatgttaaTGGGGTGAATAAAAGTATAATAACATAGGACGGACAATTTTACGCACTCAGCAGCCTTTGAATGGCCTATTAAGAAATCTAGTGCAAAATCAATCTATTCTAATCTGTTAGAATGATGATTCCTTTCAAAACCATTTCTGCACCAGAGGTGATATGACATAGATGTGATATGATATAACAGATATGAATTTAATGTGAAGACTAAGGTCCTAAAGCATACATCTCTATCATTTTTTTTTATCTCTATCGTTTTTAAATTGCCTTGTTATAGCGTATCAGGAATCTGTAATATAATACAGTGTAATACAGTCGTCTTGTACAGTACTGAGAAAACACAGATCGCCAGTCATGTTCATGACTTTTGACACAGGTTGCGTGCCTCTCCCATTTTGGGGTGTTTTAACTGTTTATTGGAAATGCTTATGTTTATAAATATAAGTTAAGTATTAAGTATATATTTTTCTTAGCTCTTTTGGTATAATGTTTCTGCATTTGTATATTTTGTCAATTCAACCACTGGATCCAATCTCCTCCATTACCTGTATGGTAAATAAATACCACCCATTTTTACATCTGATCTACTGACTGTCTCGACTGTTGCTGCTCCACACCAACTAAACAGGCTGCCAGCTCCTCTATTTTAACACTGAGCACAAGTGTGATAGCCCATGGGTGCTTTTGTGAATGTTTAGGCCAATACTTTTTTACTCTTGAGGCTGGAAACAAATTAATTATCTTCACTCCAGTTATGATCCATAGATAGGGTTCTTATTGCTCTCACATCTTACCCTGGTCCTGCATTCCTATCTGGAATGGAGGAAATTAACTGTCAATGCGTTTAGGTTTCAAATagtttataaatatatattttaactaGCATAACATTGTTTTCTTCCCTTTGCTGTATTATCATTTGCTATTAAGGCAAATTCTTGCACTTTCTCAGTATTTCATGCAATTCATGACAGACTATCATACACAGCGCTTCTTGCTCGCTGTTTTCCACTTCCTCCATCACCAGCACTCAATATCAATTAAATGCACAAGGACGCACACAAATCAATGTTAATCAGCGTATTATCTTTGGCTTTGTCagctacagtgctttcagaaagtattcataccccttgacgaattccacattttgttgtgttacagcctcaatttcaaaatggatcaaataaataaaaatcgagcttgcctgctgttctgtaccttattgACTCTGCCCTAGATTACGGACCTCTGCTTGCCTTTGACCTgtctttttttaatgtattttttaaatgtaacctttatttaactaggcaaatcagttaagaacaaattctcctttacaatgaagacccaccaaaaggcaaaaggcctcctgcgaggACTGGGcttgggatttaaaaaaaaatacaaaatatataaatataggacaaaacacacatcacaacaagagagacacaacactacataaagagagacctaaagacaacaacataacaaggcagcaaaacatgacaacacagcatgacaacaacatggtagcaacacaacatggtactagcaacacaacatggtactagcacaaaaacatggtaaaaacattattgggcaaagtcaacagcacaaaggttaAGAAGGTGGAGGCAACAATATATcatacaaagcagccacaactgtcagtaagaatgTCCATGACTGAGACTtcgaatgaagagattgagataaaactgtccagtttgagtgtttgttgcagctcgttccagtcgctagttgCAGCGaattgaaaagaggagcgacacagggatgtgtgtgctttggggacatttaacagaatgtgatgtgtcctataaggcagaatgggtgttgtatgtggagaatgagggctgcagtagatatctcagatagggaggAGTGAggtctaagagggttttataaataagcatcaaccagtgggtcttgcaacgggtatacagagatgaccagtttacagaggagtatagagtgcagtgatgtgttctATAAAGAGCattgatggccgaatggtaatgAACATCTAGCTGTTCGAGAGCACCCTTAGCTGCCAATCTATACATTTTCTCTCAGTAATCTAgaatgggtaggatggtcatctgaatcagggttagtttggcagctggggtgaaagaggagcgattacgatagaggaaaccaagtcttttgcctgccccctgtttgggtcaataaacatatgtgactctagctgtctgcatctgggCCTTATCCTGAGTTCTGttacttgccatagattttcaagtagatttaagtcaaaactgtaactcccTTTATTTTTTATTCTAAAAATACTCCCCAGtctttaacgattacaagcataaccataacatgatgtcgtcaccactatgcttgaaaatatggaaagtGGACTCCGTAAtgtgtgtttggggcaaatccaatacaacacattgtattcgggacaaaaagtgaattgttttgccaattttttttgcagtattactttaatgccttgttgcaaataggatgcatgtttttgaatatgtttattctgtacaggcttccttcttctcactctgtcatttaggttagtattgtgaagaAACTACAGTGTTGTGAGacttcctcagttttctcctaccacagccattaaactctgcaactgttttaaagtcaccattggcctcatggtgaaatccctgggtggtttccttcctctctggcaactgagttaggaaggactctTGTATCGttgtagtgattgggtgtattgatacactatctGAAGTGTAATTAATaccttcaccatgctcaaagggatattcaatgtctgcttttttaaatttttacccatctaccaataggtgcccttctttgcgaggcaatggaaaatctccctggtctttgtggttgaatctgtgtttgaaattcacttctcgactgaggaaccttgcagataattgtatgtgtggggtacagagattaagtagtcattcaaaaatcatgttaaacactattgttgcaacttattatgtgacttgttaagcacatttttactcctggacttatttaggcttgccataacaaaggggttgaatactcattgacacaagacatttcagcttttcacatgtaaacattttgaaaaacataatttcgctttgacattatggggtgtcatgacgtggccctctttgggtatagcgtgcctcccccctctctcgcctACACCCAGACTGCTGTTATCTCAGGTCGTCaattcctggaggagactctctTCCTCATGgccagacagtatagagagagaaaaggtttcACATGAGAACAAAGGAACCTCTTCTCCAGCATAGAACTTGAGAAATGAACAATGTACATGTTTTGGAAAAGGTGTACACGGTCggggaagaatccagctacgaccgGTCCATTTCATTTAATGTTTGTGAAACTCATGAGAGACAATGCAGCCACATTTCCATAACCCTGTTTATACAAGAGTCTCAGTTATGAGGCttgcatctaattgttgtataaaatgaatgagtaaagattcaACTATTTGTGAACTTatgtaatgtgattttaaactgttTAATGAAAGGGAACCCAATTCCCTTTAAAGTTAACTAAGTCATTGGCCCgccccatgagcacagacattgatCTGGTGTCATGGGACAGCCCCTTTCAAGTGATACGAATATAACCCCCACCAGGAGGAATTCCCTTCAGACCATGCTTCTCTCAATTatgagagggctaaggtttgagtagattGCTGAAATCTTAACCATACCATgtggttaaactctgagactattgataccgacagaataagaacaaatcTTTGacactaattactagtctgcagctaggaattatGTACCTGTGAACGCGAAGGCCGACAACCGGCGAAACATTTATTCTATAACAACATCACTGAATGTTACTCTGAACTATCTATTCTAaccatggcagagagagagagggcggacaaactctccaacagaaacaaactttccaACAGAGATAacaacgacacactgagcgtgaatatatatattgattgcaattattcccgaatgagtgagcgttcatgtgcaaaggattagcatttcaattgttataattatcaactttgtAGTATCTTATCTTTCGTGCCCTTCTCAGTccctttgtctaacaagccgccatgccagtttagcccactagggcacattctcctatcatttccttgtaaccatatctacttgtttgtttgtgtgtgcatttctgtgattatttagttagttaataaataaattattgagacaattgatgtattaatgactcatagtgaagactgggtttgtgcagataaccaacaatttacgacgtttggaatgagactaacgtgaggtaaataataattcattaattagaagactaattgatcaggtattaaaatatctgaaagttatattaggaaaattataactttgtaatctgaatattttccttggttcCCTGACTTCCTAGTTAGTTACATCTACCTGATtagttaatcacgtaataataattacagagaattgatttgataaactaaacagtcttcagtttaatgatgccaaagacacgacaggccagtgaatttttttattttttttaatccattttaaattcaaggggtgtgaatactttctgaaggcactgtttgcAGACATCACTCTCAGACACACGTATCTCCAATAATTACACAAATGCAAATGGCATGGGGAACCAGAAGATAATAGCTTCCCTTCCCGTGTAACACCTTCCATCATAATGTTCTCATATCTATAGCTATCGTAGCAGACAAAAGTCGAGAAAATATAATGACTTATGAATGTAAAAAGTTTCTGGTTGTAGAAAAGTCAGCAGTATTACACCTAGGTAAAGATGTTTCTTTCTGAAAACTTTTACAAATAGTATACCATGACATTACAGAAGATGTCAGAAAAACATCACTGCAACCAGTTTTGCCTGCTGGGAGAGATTCACTTCGCTATTCTATTTTTGGCAGTGTTTTTGATGAGGGCCTTTGAGGGTACACTTTGCCACCGTTCTGCTGTACTGAAGTGCTAATAAAATCGGCTTTCAGTCacctcccactgggcacaaatgTAATTCAATTTATACTAAACAAACATAAACGCAAAATATAAAGTGTTCGTTttatttttcatgagctgaaataaaagaccaCAGAAATGTTCAATATGCAGAAAAGGTTTATTTCTCGAAAATGTTGTGCcaaaattagtttacatccctgttagtgagcatttctccttaccaagataatccatcccactgacaggtatggcatatcaagtAGCAGATTaaacagtaaaatctttgaaattgttgcatgttgcgtttttatttttgttcagtgtacatttgGTAAAGTCAACCAACATGAATTCAACATGAATTCATCAAAAactgtcaccatgtcattggatttaggttcaaaaTCAGGTGAGAAAAAATACTAAATTCCCTTAAATTGATTACTTTTCtttcagttttccacgttgattcaatgtcatccCATACAGTAGATTTATTTTGTTGAAATGATGtgaaaacaatgttgattcaaccaggttTTGTGCTGAATGAATTGAACCACTGACCAACTCCACCAATCCTAAACATGGAAACACTCAATATGAGATGGCTTCTGTCTGCACATAATATCTGCTCCATGATTATCAtcatttaaagtgtgtgtgtgtgtatgtgtgcgtgcctgcGTACATAGTAAATTAGATGGATTCAATAATCCATGTATTTCTCTTCACAGGCACAGTCACCAGTGCTGTGTTCAGTCACCATAAGATGGGTTGACTTAATTGCTTAACCTGGAACATGTATTTCCCATGGAATGGCCATCC
It includes:
- the LOC115131510 gene encoding gonadotropin-releasing hormone II receptor-like, which translates into the protein MSDDRMLGNLTLWSATPMFPPENSSFNSSLPPSFTDWEAPTFTAAARVRVAATMVLFVFAAFSNLSVLISVARGRGRRLAAHLRPLIASLASADLVMTFVVMPLDAVWNVTVQWYAGDTMCKLLCFLKLFAMHSSAFILVVVSLDRHHAILHPLDTLDAGRRNKRMLLVAWVLSLLLASPQLFIFRAIKAEGVEFTQCVTHGSFHHRWQETVYNMFHFVTLYVFPLLVMSFCYTRILIEISRQMHKGKGGEPCLRRSGADMIPKARMKTLKMTIVIVVSFVICWTPYYLLGIWYWFQPAMLQETPEYVHHALFVFGNLNTCCDPVIYGFYTPSFRADLADVVACCCRSQNISPRSLDRLACRRGRASREAESDNPSGDQPSGNLG